The Pseudanabaena sp. ABRG5-3 genome includes the window AATTCCCCGTGTGCTTGGTTCCGTAGCAGGACATATGGCATATAGCGGCTATTTCGGCTATTTCATCGGTTTGAGCGTGATGAAGCCTTCGCTCCGTTGGCAAATTCTCACGATTGGCTATCTTAGTTCCGCGTTGCTCCATGCCCTGTGGAATACCAGTGCCTTAGTCAGTTTTTGGCTATTGGCGATCGTCGGTGGCGTTTCCTATGCCTTTCTTGTCGCAGCGATTCTTAAAGCCCATAGTTTTTCTTCTAAGGTTTAGAAAAATGGCTTCGACACAACAGTATTTTGTTTTTCCGAATCAATATTCATGGAAAGAATTTAAGACACTTTCGGCTTTAATCGGTGATTCACGTAATATCCATCTTAATTATCTTGACGGTACTATCGAGATTATGACCACATCTGCTGCCCATGAAATCATCGTGCATTTACTCTCGATGTTGTTGGGAATTTACTTTGCAGAAATGGATATTGATTTTATTCCTACGGGTAGCGCTACGCTGGAATCAGAAGCTAAAGGGGCAAGTGTAGAGCCAGATCTGTCTTTTTGTTTTGGTAATAAAGTGGGCGATCGCGATTTAGCAATTGAAGTGATTTTTACCAGTGGCAATGTCGCCAAATTAGAACGTTACCGTCGCTTTAATACCAAGGAAGTATGGTTTTGGGAAGATGGCAAATTTTCTCTCTATCGATTACGTGACAATAGCTATGAGATAATCGCCCAAAGTGAATGCTTACCCCAGCTTGATTTGGAACTACTTGCCCGTTGTTTACTGATGGCAGAGCCAAAATTAGCACTCAAAGCATTTCGGCAAGGACTATAAACGATATTGTCTATAAACATTACTGGCGGCGCGATGTAAGAGGGAATGTCGATAAACTAGCGATCGCATATCTTCGCAATAACCACCACCAATCACACAGGCGACAGGAAAACCTTGGGACACACAGGTACTCAAAACCTGCATATCGCGCCGATAGAGTCCCGAATCCGTAAGCGCTAATTTGCCTAAGCGATCGCCTATGTGCGGATCGACACCTGCATCATAGAGAACCAGATCAGGCTGAATTTCACTCAGTAAATCGGGTAAATGATTGGCAAGGGTACGTAAATAAGCATCATCTTCCATTCCTTCAGGTAAGGGAACATCGCGATCGCTAATTTGTTTAACCGAGGGAAAGTTAATCTGGCAATGCATGGAGAAAGTGAATACATTCGGCTCATCCTGAAAAATAAGTGCAGTACCATCCCCCTGATGCACATCCAAATCAACAATTAAGATCTTCTTGACTAACCCCTCATTGAGCAGTACTCGTGAGGCGATCGCTAAATCATTAAAGATACAAAATCCTGAACCGTAGCTAGGAAAAGCATGGTGAGTTCCCCCTGCGGTGTTGCAGGCCAAACCATGAGCTAATGCTAATCTGGCGGTTAATAATGTGCCACCAACAGCAATTCTCGTCCGATAGGCAAGTTCATAACTCCAAGGCAAACCGATACGGCGTTGGGCTTTATGGTCGAGCGTACCTCGCCAGTATGCCTCGACATATTGGCGATCGTGGACTGAGGCGATGATCTCTAGATCTGGTAATTCGGGGCGAAAAAATTGCTCTGGTCGGGCGACTCCATCGGCAATTAGCATCTCGTAAAGCAAGCGAAATTTCTCCATCGGAAAGCGATGGGTATTAGCGATCGGCGCGACATAGTTGGGATGATAGACGAGAGGTAAATCCATTGATAATCTCAACACTATCTTGACATGTTACTAAAAAGTAGCTACTGTAATTACAATTTGTAAATTATTTTCTCGATTGTCGCTATTTAAAGGTCATGAAAACAGGGCATGAAAAAGCAGCCACGAGTTCAGAGTATTAAGTTAGTTTCGATTGGCAACTCTAAAGGCGTGAGATTGCCTAAGTTGATATTACAAAAGTATGGCTTTGCCGATGAGTTGCTTTTGGAAGAGACAGAGCAGGGGATTTTGTTGCGAAAAGTGGATGATGTGAAGTTGTCTTGGGAGGAGACTTATCGGGCAATGGCTCAGGAACGTGAAGATTGGCAAGATTTTGAAAATATTGTTTTAGATGGAATGGAGATGGATGAAGCTGCAACCCAAACGCTATGAAATTTATTTTGCTGATTTCAATCCTACGCTTGGTGGTGAAATTAGCAAAATCCGTCCTGTGGTTGTGATTAGTCAAGATGCGATGAATTCTGCTCTAGATACTGTGGTGATTTGTCCTTTAACTTCTAAGCTGCATCCGAAATGGCGCAGTCGTTTGCAAATTAATTGTGCTGGAGCAGATGCTGAGATTGCCGTAGATCAGATTCGGACTATTAGCAAGGTTCGGCTAAAAAATAAGATTGATATTTTGTCTGAGGATGAGGCGGCTCAGTTAAGAAGGATTATTACGGAAATGTATGGATAATTGGGTGTGCTGTGCGCTCGCTTTTTGATCTAACTAGTTGCTAATGTAGGGAGTTTTAGAGGGACAAGTGCTTTATGTAATATGCTGGGTTTTGCATTTAAGTAGATCTCTTGGCAGTTAATCTCGTTATAGCCTACTACTACTGCGCCTATGATTGAGCCAATTTCAGGATACATCTCTGTACTAATGACTCCCTCGTCTAAGAAATCGGGAATTTTAATCAAGCCTTTAACCAAGGATTCGTCAATTTTAATAAAGATTCCAAATGGTGCATGAAATTCTACTTTGCCAAGTACAAATTCACCTAGCTTGTATTTGGATTTGATTTGCTCCCAGTTGACGCGATCCATATAATCACCGTGGTTTAAGTACTCGTGGAAATTGATTGAGAATTGGAAATAATTTTTGAGGAATAACTACTTCAATCCTTTCGCGGTTGTCTTTTTCATCATAACGATTTTCAAGAGGCTTGAAATAGCGATCGTAAATTTCTCGATCTATCTCGATTTCTAGAATACCATCTTTATAGCTTTGGTTGAACTCTTCGGCGATGCTTCTGTCATTAGCGCCAGCAAAGTAGCAACTTCCGTCAAGGTAGGGAGGATCGTAGGGGAAATCGATAGGTTGAAATCCTTCTTCTAATAATTTTTGACCTTTACCTTTTTGAGGAGCTTTGTATATTGTGATGGTTTGGGTGGATTTTGATCGCTCAGAAAGCATGAATTGATATCTTGACTTAGAAAAACATTAGAATTGCAAACTATTTTAGCAGTTTGTCTTTCAGCCAAACTTTAAGATCGCTTTGTGATGGGATTAGGGGCGATCGCTTAACTCGCAACCCAAACATCAGAGATTAAGATCCCCGACTTTTTTTGTGAACTTGGAAAATCACTTTTGATAGCAGAGAAAAAGTCGGGGATCTGGGCATTTAGCGGTTACCTGTGATATCCGACTTAAGCATTAAGAGTTGTTCTCATCTTTCGCGTCTTTTCTCCATTTTTCCACTCTCTCCTCAGTAAATGGATTTTTGCCTTCTTTCAGAGCATTTAATCTGATTTGTTGCTCTGAATAAGGAGCAACATCTGGATATTCTTTTGACTTGATTGCCAGAATGCTCTCAAGATACTGACGATAGATTCTTGGGATCATGAATTCAATTTCTGCGATCGCGCCATTAAAATCTCCTGATATTGACCTAGCTTGGGTTCTTCTACTGCGAATATAGAGATTGTCGGGTTCGAGATTAACAGCGTTATTGCAAGCAAACATGACTTGATTAGCAGAGTTGTATAAGATGCCATGCCAGCAAAGTCTCTCCCATGAAGCTGCGGATACTTTGATATTACGATCGCGTTTAAAGGCTTCGTCATAGGCAACTAAGGCAGACTTAATATCTCCTTCTTTAGCTAAGCGTTCTCCTTTAGAAATGAAGTATGGACTGATTTCTGTTTGTGGATCGAGAGAAATGTTGCTATCTAGCTTCTTTGCTTCTTGAAATAGTGATAGAGCCACTTCAGGTTTACCACTCATGCCTTTCGTTCTTGCTTCGGCGACTAGGGCAGGAGCTGCCGCTTTCAGTGTTTGGGGATTGCGGCAATTTGCTATTTTTTGCTGTAAATCTGGAGTTGTTGCAATGTAGTCTTGCAGCCAATAGCAAGCAAGCCCAATCTGACGATCTAAGTCCAAACTCCACAATTTGACCATTTTGTCCGAACTTGCTGTTGCAATCGTCTTGCTATCGGGACTAAAGGCTACGCTCACGACATAAGAACCATGCCCTTTCAAGGTTTGGATTTCTTTTCCATCCAGATTCCACAATTTGATGGTTTTGTCATCACTTCCAGTGGCAATGGTCTTGCCATCGGGACTAAAGGCGATGTCATTGACGCTAGCGCCATGCCCTTTGAAGGTTTGGAGTTCTTTACCTTCGAGATTCCACAATTTGACGGTTTTATCCTCACTTGCTGTGGCAATCGTCTTGCCATCTGGACTGAAGGCTACGCTATAGACAACATCGCTATGCCCTTTGAAAGTTTGGAGTTCTTTACCTTCGAGATTCCACAATTTGACGGTTTTATCCTCACTTGCTGTGGCAATCGTCTTGCCATCTGGACTGAAGGCAACTCTCCAGACAACATCGCTATGCCCTTTGAAAGTTTGGAGTTCTTTACCCTGAAGATTCCACAATTTGACGGTTTTGTCCTTACTTGCTGTGGCAATGGTCTTGCCATCAGGACTAAAGGCTACGTTATTGACAAAATCGCTATGCCCTTTGAAAGTTTGGAGTTCTTTACCCTCAAGATTCCACAATTTGACGGTTTT containing:
- a CDS encoding AbrB/MazE/SpoVT family DNA-binding domain-containing protein produces the protein MKKQPRVQSIKLVSIGNSKGVRLPKLILQKYGFADELLLEETEQGILLRKVDDVKLSWEETYRAMAQEREDWQDFENIVLDGMEMDEAATQTL
- a CDS encoding Uma2 family endonuclease, yielding MASTQQYFVFPNQYSWKEFKTLSALIGDSRNIHLNYLDGTIEIMTTSAAHEIIVHLLSMLLGIYFAEMDIDFIPTGSATLESEAKGASVEPDLSFCFGNKVGDRDLAIEVIFTSGNVAKLERYRRFNTKEVWFWEDGKFSLYRLRDNSYEIIAQSECLPQLDLELLARCLLMAEPKLALKAFRQGL
- a CDS encoding type II toxin-antitoxin system PemK/MazF family toxin, with the translated sequence MKLQPKRYEIYFADFNPTLGGEISKIRPVVVISQDAMNSALDTVVICPLTSKLHPKWRSRLQINCAGADAEIAVDQIRTISKVRLKNKIDILSEDEAAQLRRIITEMYG
- a CDS encoding histone deacetylase, with the protein product MDLPLVYHPNYVAPIANTHRFPMEKFRLLYEMLIADGVARPEQFFRPELPDLEIIASVHDRQYVEAYWRGTLDHKAQRRIGLPWSYELAYRTRIAVGGTLLTARLALAHGLACNTAGGTHHAFPSYGSGFCIFNDLAIASRVLLNEGLVKKILIVDLDVHQGDGTALIFQDEPNVFTFSMHCQINFPSVKQISDRDVPLPEGMEDDAYLRTLANHLPDLLSEIQPDLVLYDAGVDPHIGDRLGKLALTDSGLYRRDMQVLSTCVSQGFPVACVIGGGYCEDMRSLVYRHSLLHRAASNVYRQYRL
- a CDS encoding RNA-binding protein, which produces MDRVNWEQIKSKYKLGEFVLGKVEFHAPFGIFIKIDESLVKGLIKIPDFLDEGVISTEMYPEIGSIIGAVVVGYNEINCQEIYLNAKPSILHKALVPLKLPTLATS